The proteins below are encoded in one region of Akkermansiaceae bacterium:
- a CDS encoding nitronate monooxygenase — MKFPQIIQGGMGIAISSWQLAKSVASQGQLGVVSSTAIDLVMVRVLQLGDPDGYMRRALAAFPDQALVQKILDRYFIEGGKAADQPYATKPMIGDKPSRFTEQLIMVSNFCEVYLAKEGHNGMVGINCLHKIQTPILAGIFGAMLAGVDVVIVGAGIPIELPKVIDGLTRGEPVEFAVHVHGATKGADHKLRFDPRGIMAKDITSLPRPMFFPIVSSVTLASVMVKKSGGIVDGLIIEEPSAGGHNAPPRGKTTYNEIGEPQYGPRDEVDLEAIKALGVPFYLAGSYATPEKLKEALAAGAAGVQLGTVFAFTDESGLREDLKRNTIQECLHGKPNIYKDPVASPTGFPFQVLTVPGSLSEKDVYEDRCRVCDLGYLREAYEKENGTLGWRCRSEPLDSFAKKGGNLDETVGRKCLCNSLMANIGMGQLRKPQENDGDGLVEELPLVTCGDNISAVSVLATVEKPNYTAKDVLDYMLAT, encoded by the coding sequence ATGAAATTTCCTCAAATCATCCAGGGTGGAATGGGAATTGCCATCTCCAGTTGGCAATTAGCTAAATCGGTGGCATCCCAAGGCCAGCTTGGAGTAGTTTCCAGCACCGCCATCGACCTGGTCATGGTCCGGGTTCTCCAATTGGGAGACCCTGACGGCTACATGCGCCGGGCACTGGCCGCGTTTCCCGATCAGGCGCTGGTGCAGAAAATCCTCGACCGCTACTTCATCGAAGGAGGCAAGGCCGCCGACCAGCCATATGCCACAAAACCGATGATAGGCGACAAACCGAGCCGCTTCACCGAGCAGCTGATCATGGTATCCAATTTCTGCGAGGTCTACCTGGCCAAGGAAGGCCACAACGGTATGGTGGGCATCAATTGCCTGCACAAAATCCAGACACCGATTCTGGCCGGTATCTTCGGCGCCATGCTGGCCGGAGTGGATGTGGTGATCGTCGGTGCGGGTATCCCCATCGAACTCCCCAAGGTGATCGACGGCCTGACCAGGGGGGAACCTGTCGAGTTTGCAGTCCACGTCCACGGCGCCACCAAGGGGGCCGATCACAAACTGCGCTTCGATCCGCGCGGTATCATGGCCAAGGATATCACCTCCCTGCCACGACCCATGTTTTTCCCCATCGTATCATCGGTCACCCTGGCATCCGTCATGGTGAAAAAGTCCGGTGGTATCGTCGACGGCCTGATCATCGAGGAGCCCTCCGCCGGTGGCCACAACGCCCCCCCGCGCGGAAAAACGACTTACAACGAAATAGGCGAGCCGCAGTATGGCCCCAGGGATGAGGTCGATCTCGAAGCCATCAAGGCGCTCGGTGTCCCCTTCTACCTCGCCGGCTCCTACGCTACTCCAGAGAAACTCAAGGAAGCCCTGGCTGCCGGGGCGGCCGGTGTCCAGCTGGGCACCGTCTTTGCCTTTACCGACGAATCAGGCCTGCGTGAAGACCTGAAACGCAATACCATCCAGGAATGTCTGCACGGCAAACCCAACATCTACAAAGACCCTGTGGCATCGCCCACCGGGTTCCCGTTCCAGGTACTCACCGTTCCCGGCTCTTTGTCCGAAAAGGATGTTTACGAAGACCGTTGCCGCGTCTGCGACCTGGGTTACCTCCGTGAAGCCTACGAAAAAGAAAACGGCACACTCGGATGGCGCTGTCGATCGGAACCACTCGATTCCTTTGCCAAAAAAGGAGGAAATCTCGATGAAACCGTGGGCCGCAAATGCCTCTGTAACAGCCTGATGGCCAACATCGGCATGGGCCAGCTGCGCAAACCACAAGAAAACGACGGCGATGGCTTGGTCGAAGAACTGCCCCTGGTCACCTGTGGCGACAACATCTCCGCTGTCTCCGTACTCGCCACGGTCGAAAAGCCTAACTACACCGCCAAGGATGTGCTGGACTACATGTTGGCTACCTGA
- a CDS encoding DUF420 domain-containing protein: MSDYQDYLQRQPDTAMLKKLTRAAWVVSGLVFVLVSVTGSYKWDIGMGLPYLPPLHAVLNTLVAISLLVAVVAVKNKNITLHKQAIGCAVVFSVVFLLSYVLYHGTQQEVRHGGEGVGKTIYLCVLASHIVLAAVSLPFILITLSLGYTNHFARHRKMARWVFPLWLYVAATGPVCYLLLRPYY, encoded by the coding sequence ATGTCTGATTACCAGGACTACCTCCAGCGTCAGCCCGATACCGCGATGCTCAAGAAACTCACACGCGCGGCGTGGGTGGTGAGCGGCCTGGTCTTTGTCCTCGTCAGCGTGACGGGTAGTTATAAATGGGACATCGGAATGGGTCTGCCCTACCTGCCGCCGCTGCACGCGGTGCTGAATACCCTGGTTGCGATCAGTTTGTTAGTCGCCGTTGTGGCCGTCAAAAATAAAAATATCACCCTGCACAAACAAGCGATTGGCTGCGCGGTTGTGTTCTCCGTTGTGTTCCTCCTCAGCTACGTGCTCTACCACGGCACCCAGCAGGAAGTGCGGCACGGGGGGGAAGGGGTGGGGAAAACCATCTACCTCTGTGTGCTTGCAAGTCACATTGTGTTAGCGGCTGTTAGTTTGCCGTTTATCCTGATCACACTTTCACTCGGATACACCAACCACTTCGCCCGTCACCGGAAAATGGCGCGCTGGGTGTTTCCGCTCTGGCTTTACGTCGCGGCGACAGGTCCCGTTTGCTACCTGCTGCTCAGACCGTATTATTAG